AACTCTTTCCTGGGTAAACAATTTCATACACACCATCCATATTACCTGGGTGAATCCCATGAAAGTGAATCGTGTGCGGGTGAGACGCTGAGTTCTGGAAGGTAATACGAAGCAAATCCCCTTCTGTCGCTCGTAATGTGGGACCAGGCACTTGTCCGTTATACGTCCAGGCGGGATAAAAAACGCCGGGTGCGATCTCTACTTCCTTCTCCATCGCCGTTATTGTATATTTGCGTAGTGTGCGACCATCCTCTAATTTCTCTACCTCACCGTAATCAAACTCTTTTAAAATACGGTGGGCATTGTCTAGTGACTCCTTCGATGCCTTTTTCGTCATTTTATTTGGGTCCATCTTATGATCACCAGAACCATGAGACATACCACCCATGGCATGACTCGTACCCGTCTCAACACGGTTTCCGTTTCCTAATAAACCTGGTAGTAACATCGCACCAGCTGTCCCTAACACTCCACCAATACCAGCTTTCAAAAAGTGGCGTCGAGACCATCCTCTTTTTTGGTAATCCTTCTTTTTATCTAAACTCAATTTGTTTCCCTCCCCCAACTTTAACTCCCAAAGTAAGCCCACCACCAAGTTGGATATGGGCAAAATAATAGCGTTAAGAAAATATATGACCTATGCTACATTTTATTCGTCATTTGATAATGTGTAAACCCCCTCTTCACAAATGTTTAACTACCGTCGTTCATTTTTGTTTGTAATCCTTTAACGCAACTTCTCGGTTTACTCCAACTGAAAAAGACTGTCCCCTATGGTGAACAGTCCTGTGCTGATAACGATCTATACCTTTTACACTCTCTATTCCTAACCGTTCTTCTCTTTATTTTTAATGGCGTCCAACGCTAATGTATATCCATCCGTGCCATAATGAAGGCACCGTTTAACACGCGAAATCGTAGCTGTACTAGCTCCCGTCTCCGCTTCAATCTGATTATATGTGTAACCTTCACGCAACATCCTGGCTACTTCTAATCGTTGCGAAAGCGATTTCATTTCTCCCACCGTACAAAGGTCATCAAAAAACTGATAACATTCTTCCATGTTTTCTAAGCTTAGTACCGCTTGAAATAATTGCTCGATCTCTTTTTTATTTAACTTGTTTAACTGCATATATCCGCTACCCTCCTCCGCCATACTTTCACCCTTTACTGTATACAATTTGACATTGGTCTGTCAAAGCCCTGCACTTTTTCTATACTCACCTCTCTCTTCCCATCTCTTCCATCTCCTACTCCCAAGGAATCATTTCCTCCCTTTTTGTACGTGTATGAAGGGCGATGTGCGCAAATACTACAAGCAGACAGTATGATAAAGGAGAGAATCTCATGCAAAAAAACATTGGTCATTTAGATGCAATTATTCGTATTTCAGTCGGTGCAGCGGGTCTTGCTTGGAGTACCTCGCGAATGGTTCTTCGTCCTCATCATTTTGCTCCATTACTTCTCGCTCTGCTCTCAGGGATGAAGATTGCAGAAGGGATAGTACGTGTCTGTCCTATGCTCTCTATGATGGGAAAAAGCACACTGGGCTCAGAGCATGAAGGGCAATCCCAAAGCGAGTGTAAACCAAAGGATATTCCTCTACCATGAACACGATGCTGGGTAAGAACGATCTTTTCGGTTTCTACAGCTGGTTTGAGTTTAGTGAAACCCTAACCGACTACGGCTATATCATCCTTACTGTTATCGGATCCCTTATCGTTGTCGGCATTGCTTTTTACAATCTTAAACAAAAAGCAAAATAATGTTGGTTCTAACCTCCCTCCCCTTGCATATTCTGTGTATGGATGAAATTGGGGGAGGAATATGTTTTGTTTATCAAAAATTGTTTAACACCTTGTAGCCAAATTAAACCGATCGAAGTAGACAGCAGTATTCGCAAGGCGATTTCTCATCTCCGCACCTTGCGTCTTGACACAATTCCCGTAGTGGATTCTGCACAATCTTTCGCAGGAATTACGGGTTATTCATATATCATGAAGTACCTCTTGGAGCAAGAAGATGCTCACATTGATCACCACAAGTGGGATCAACCGATCTCAGCGGCCCTTCATCCGATTCGACCACTTCATATTTTGGACGACTTTGAAGACACATTGCCCTACTGCACACGGTATCCTTTCGTACCGGTAGTGGAGGAAGATGGAGAAACCTTTGCTGGAATTGTGAAGATAGGTGACATTGAAAAGGCACTCACCTCCACCTATGGACATGAAGTTGAGGGAGTGCGCTTCCTCCTCGGAGTCTTTATTGATATGCCTCATCAATTAGAGCAACTGATGAATGCTATCAAACCCTTCGATGTCAATATTATCGCAATAGCCTCATTTGATGCTGGAGAAAGTTACATCCGGCGTATCTTATTAAAAGTGAAGTCTACTCCCCATATACAAGAAATGGAACATGCATTGGAGAGAAAAGGATTTCGGGTGCTTAATATTAAGCACCAATAGCCAAACAACTAATCGTTGCTCCCTTTTTTCACAGAAGAAGGGAGCAACTTTTCTATGTAAGAAGACTGGATTATTGCAATCCCTCCCTACTTCTCTATCTGAAAAAGCTTTCTTCCTCTAGCAAGTTATTATACACTAAACATATGATACAAGGGAGTGATTCAATCTATGTTTATCAAAAATTGCTTATCGCCTCAAGATTCGATTGAGACAATCACACCATCTACTACAATTCGTCAAGCGATTACTACGTTGTCTGAACTTGAATTAGAATCTCTACCTGTCGTAGATGAGCACGGAACGTTTCTCGGCATCACAGGTTATACTTATATTTTTAAAGAAATCTGCACGGGTTCGCTCGCTCTAGATGAGACTGCTTTTGATCAGCCAGTTATCATTCACAAAATGAATCCGCTACTCATCACCGATGATTTTGAAGATACCCTCCCTCTCATCGTACGCTATCCATTTGTACCGATTGTAGACGAAGATGGGTACAGTTTCTTGGGAATTGTGAAAATAAGCGATATTGAGCGAGGACTCGTTTCCACTTATGGAAATGATGTACCCGGCACTCGCTTTCTGCTCGGTGTATTAAACGACGTACCTCATGTACTAGAACATGTTCTCGATGCTGTTAAGCCCACAGACTCCAATATTATTTCCATCGCAACATTTGATGCAGGAAGCGATAATGCACGACGTATTCTCTTAAAAGTAGAATCAGAAAAAGATACGGAGAAAATCAAAGAGAACCTAGAGCAAAGCGGCTTTCGCATCTTAAGCATCAAAGAGAAATAACTAAAAAATCCACGCTCACGATTTTGTGAGGGTGGATTTTTTACCCTTATCAGCAGGGGATCAGTCGTAAACATAGAAGTGGTAGGAGAAATCATTACGTGTCATATCGATACCTTCATGATAAAATAATAGCATAAGAACATATGATCGATATCGTAAGGGGGTTATTCCACATGTTAAGCCAAGCAGAAAAAGAGACCGTGATTCAATTTGACGAAGCTAATCAACAAGCAAAAGTGTATACTGCCAGCTGGGATATGGCACGTTCCTTAAAACGCGCCGGGTACCAGCCAGTGAAAAAAGCGAAGGGTGCTTGGTGGTTTGAGATTCCTGTTCATGCCGTTCGCATTGAGGGCACGCATGATTCCCTCTCCATCGGTTAAACCTTGGTACTACTGCACCGAGGTTTTTTATTTACAATGGCAACACCCCGATTTGAGCGCTATTTCCTGCTTTAGCGCTCAAATCGGGGTGTTGCTTCAATCATTATGACTTTGCCTTTGCTTTTTTCTTGGGTTTCGTCTTCTCATACTTATCAATCATCTCGTTAATATCACCCACATCTTTTACCTTGCCTTTTTCTAATATCAAGGCACGATCACAAATCTTGCGCAATGGATCGAGGCTGTGCGATACAATTACTAGCGTCTTTCCTTCTCTCCTTAATTCCTGCATCTTTTCATTACATTTCTTGCGGAAGTCCTTATCGCCCACCGCTAAAACTTCGTCCACAAGAATAATGTCTGCATCAATATGGATAGCAATGGAGAATCCCAACCGCGCTTTCATCCCGGAAGAGTAAAACTTAACAGGCGTGTTGATAAAGTCCCCTAGTTCGGAGAACTCTTTAATCATCGGGGTTACTTCTTCCATGCGCTCTCGGCTCAAACCAAAGATAGCACAATTGAGACGAATATTTTCTTCACCAGTAAGATCCCGACTCAAACCAGCTCCCAATTCGATTAAAGGTGCTACTTTTCCATTAATCTTTACCTTCCCATTATCTTGGTGAATTATACCACTTAACACTTTGAATAGTGTACTCTTACCTGCCCCATTCTTCCCGATTATCGCATATCCTTCCCCTTGCTTTACATTAAAGGAGACATCCTCTAGAGCCACAAACTCTTCATACTTTTTTTCTCGCTTCGCCAACGTGATGAAGCGACCCTTAAGCGTTTTATCATATGGCTTTCGGAAATGTTTTGAGACATGTTCAACAACGATCGCATCCATGGTTTAGATCACTTCCCCTACACGACGGTTCAAGCGTTTAAAACTTACCCAAGCGACTACAAATAGAACAGTTACAAAGAGTATGCAATATATGATACCATACCTGTCTACAGCCCCTGTTACGTCCCCTGAGAAAAAGAGTTGTTGGTACAAATTAATAATAGGTACCATCGGATTCAAATTATATAAGAAAACAAATACTTCTGTCGTCATACCAAACGGAAGATTTACTTCATCCACTTTATCCATCAAGTACTTCACCGGATAAATAATAGGTGTAAGATACATCCATCCTCTTAACACCAGATTAATAATAAATTCAACATCACGGTAGTATACATTAATTGCTCCCAAGAGCAAGGCAAAGCTAAAAGCAAGGATAGATTGTAAAAGAATCAATCCTGGTAGGTATAGAAAGTGGAGCCATTGAATTTCACTCGGGTTAAAAATGAGCGCGGCTACGATAACCAACAATAACGCTGGAACAAAATTAACCATATTAGCTAACACATCTGTCAGCGGGAAGATCTGTCGTGGAAAATATATTTTCTTTAATAACGAACCATTTCGTGAAAGAGAAGTCATGCCTCTTTTTAATGTATTGTTAAAAAACATCCAAGGCATCATCCCAGCTAAGATAAACAATGGATACTTACCTTCAAAAGGTTCAGCCCATCCCCTACCTATAACCGAAAAAACCAAGGCATAAATCATCATTAATCCCAATGGTTCTAATAATGTCCAGAAAAAACCAAAAAAAGAATTGCGATACCGTATGCGAATTTCTTTGTGTACAAGGAAATAAATCAGTTCTTTATATTTTATCAGCTCTCGAAACATATAGCGACTCCTTATCTCATTTCAATGAACAAAGTAGCTACACCATATAACAGGATAGATCAAAATTACTGCGGGTCGCTTCACGCTACACTTTCATCCTTGTCCATTATTGTATGATAAATCTAAAAAGCAAACAATGAATGATCATATATTAAAACAGAAGCTAGCTCCAATCGCAATATAGAAGGATTCAAAAATAAACGATTTCCAATAAAACACCTCATTTATCATAAAGGATTATTGACCGATTTTCAAGGCAAGAGTCTCTTTGGCGACTCTCTAATATAGAGAGGGGAAGCAAAGCTAAGCTTCCTTCCCCACAAGTACTCATTCAATTTTTCCCATCTACATCAAAGCTTCAATGAAGCCTGACACGATCTTCACATATCCTTATCTTACTTTAATGCAGAGATGGTAAAGTAAAGACGTGCCATCGTCTTTGCCAATAAAATCAGCAAGAAGAACACGATCAAATAAGAAGTAAGTGGTATGGAAATCATCGCTTCTGCCGCCACCACCAACACTATCATAGCGAAAAAGCCCGGTAAACCAGTAAGAAAAGCAATCCACTCATTTCGCCAGGAATTTTTACGCATATCTGTAACGGGATCACTCTCTGCCGCTTTCGCTTGTACCAGGTGAAAAGAGAGTGGAACCAAGAGAGCCATCGTAGAAACGAGCACAGCAAGATAGATCAACATTCCCATCTCAAGGGTTATCGGCTGTCCAAAAAGGTTACTCAAAGGTAAAGCAAACGATGTTAACATCGGAATACTCATCGCCCGAATCAATGTGTCTAAAAACGCACCCTTCTGACTCGTGATACCTTTTATACGCGCTACTTCTCCATCCACACAATCCGCCATATAGCCTAAATTATAAAAGAGTGCAGCTAGCAAGTAGGCCCCGCCTGTACCGAAAATCATCATCATCCCTGTCATAAAAAAGAAAAACAAACTCATCCAACTAATGGCATTCGGCGTAATCGCCGTCTTGCTCAGCCATTTTGCACAGTAAATCGATACTCTTCGTAATATATACCATGTCCAAATATCTTCTAAAGCCCGTGGTTTTTGACACTCTTTCCGCAATGCGATAATCTCATCCGAATCAAACGGAAGTGTGGGGCGATCTATCTTCTCCCCAGCGGAGGTCAACTCTTTCTCCTGATTCACTTCGACTCACTCCATGATAACGATTTAATTAGCCCAACAAGAGAGCCGACTCCACGACTCGTATGCAATAAAAAGAACGATAACATACAAGGCAGTAAATATTTTACCCCTATTTGCTTGATAACTCCCACCGCCGAGCCCATAAGCAAAGCGGCATAAAGGAATATTATTGTAGTAAGTGCAACTGTAGCTACCGTTGAGAAGAAAGAAGCGACCAGCAAGAAAGCTCCGATGATCAGGGCCAGCAGTGGGACGAGATGGCGAAAACGAAGTACACCCGCTCCACGTTTTCTCGCGATCATAGTCCATTTACCGTCACCGTATGACTTTTTTAAGAATGAACGAATGGTGTTACGAACATAATAGGTAGAACGAATTCCAGTGGACAGGTAGAAGCCTTTACCCGTATTTCGAATACGCGCATGCATCTCTAAATCTTCATTTCGCTGTAAATCCTCATCAAAATAACCTACCTGTGTAAATATATCACGTCGATATGCAGCATAAGGAACCGTGTCTACATACCCTTCCCATCCACTCTTAGCTGTGCGAAACTTGGAGTTTCCCACACCAAAAGGATGCGAATACACATATGCATTCACTTTCCCCCAGAATCCCGTACCAACTGATTCGATAATGCCTCCCACACAAGCAGCTTCTGGCACTCTTTCGGCCACTTGGTATGTTTTCGAGAGGAAATCCTGAGGAATCTGACTGTGTCCATCCACACGGATGACATACTCTCCTTGCGCCGCACGAATTCCTAGGTTCCAGCCTGTAGCTAGTGTGCGCTTAGGATTGATCAAGTATTGAATACGATTAGGAAACTTCTTCACATATTTACGAATGATTTCTTGTGTTGCATCTGTTGACTCACCATCAACAACAATAATCTCATATTTGGAATTTGGGAAATCTTGGTTCAAAATAGATTCTAGTAAAAAGTTAATATGAGCTTCTTCATTACGAACGACTAATAAAAAAGAAAAGATCAGCTGTTCCTGTATCGGATACGCGCCAATCATCATATCATGAGGCATTTTACTCATGTTGGATCACTCTTTCATTGTCACACACGGTGACAAAATAGGTATCTTTATCATAACAGGTTCATAGGAAATCGACAATGTGTAAAGGAAACTATCTTCACTATTTATGGCTAGATCGAGCTTGCTAGAATGGCGATGTAAGCGATTTTCATTTACACATATTCCTAATTAAAATTTGGGGTTGTTGTTTTTTTATATATGTATGTATTGTTAAGAATATGAATAGTACCGATTATATGCGGATCTCATGAAAGGTGGAGCATCTTTAGTTCCCTCACCTTTTACGAGATCCCCTTTACATTTATCGATCCACTCCGCGCTCCACCACGATCGTTGCTTTGTCACCAATATCTGTACGATAGTGAGCACCTGCGAACTGAATTTGTTCGAGACGAGCATACGCGTTACGCTTCGCTTGCGCAATATCTCTCCCGAAGGCTGTGATACCCAAGACGCGCCCCCCGTCACTTACCAAACCCGTTTCATTTTTTTTAGTGCCTGCATGAAACACCATTTCCTGTTTACTCATTTCTAAATTTCCTTTAATCTGGATTCCCTTGGCGTAAGAGCTGGGATATCCTTTTGCCGCCATGACGACACAAAGAGCCGACTCTTTTCTCCACGTAAGCGCTTGTTCAGATAGCTTTCCCTCACTAACTGCCTGTAAGAGAGGTGCCAGCTCAGTCTGGAGACGAGGGAGAACCACCTGAGCTTCCGGATCACCAAATCGAACGTTAAACTCAATCACTTTTGGACCTGTGCTCGTAATCATTAAACCTGCGTATAAAATACCTCGATAATGAATCCCTTCTTGTTGCAATGCATGTGCGATCGGCTGCAATATCTGTGTCATCGCCTGATCCACAATCGTATGTGAAAGGTGAGGAACAGGTGAGTACGCTCCCATTCCTCCAGTATTAGGGCCCTGATCACCATCAAAAGCGGGTTTATGATCCTGTGCTGGCTCCAGTGGCACGACATGGGTTCCGTCTACCAACGCCATCAGTGACACCTCTTCACCTTCTAAATACTCCTCAATCACCACTTCGTGGCCTGCTTTGCCAAATGCTTTCTCTTTCATCATCATCTCTAACGCCGCTTCTGCTTCCGTCAATGTCTGCGCTACGGTCACACCTTTACCTGCAGCTAATCCATCCGCTTTAATTACGATCGGGGCTCCCACTTCATTAACATAATGCAGGGCTTTTCTATAGTCAGAAAAGGAGCGGAATTTACCTGTCGGTATTCCATATTTTTGCATTATTTCTTTTGCAAAACGCTTACTTCCTTCCAATCTGGCCGCCGCTTCTGTCGGACCAAAGATAGATAACCCTTTCTCTTGGAAGCGATCGACGATCCCAGCAAGCAAAGGTATTTCAGGTCCAACCACTGTAAGATCAATCGCTTCTGCTTCTGCAAATTGAACAAGTGCTGCAATATCAGTCGATTCAATCGGAACACATGTGGCCAGCGACCCTATTCCAGCATTTCCAGGAGCACAAAACAAGGCTTCTACCTCACGGCTCTGTTTTAATTTCCATACAAGTGTATGTTCTCGTCCTCCGCTTCCAATAACCAAGATGCGCATACGTTTCTCCTCCTCTAACTATGAACAGCTTCCGGCTTGTCCAACCTGAAGAAATCAGCTCACCGCTGATCTCTTCAGGTTGCTATAAAATTTATAAAAAAGAGTAAGATAGTGACAAGCAGCAGGGTGAGCGCCAGGTCCATTCTCTTTGAACCAACCAGGCGGGGACGACGGCGACGGGAGGTAGTGATACCACCTAGGAAGAGCGCCATGAAAAAAAACGTAGCGCCAATCACTTGTAAACTCTCCAGCCAAAACGTCGCGGAACTATCCATCACCCACACTGCCATCATCCAGCTTGAGAAAAGTGTGAGGACAAAAAGCCCCACAGTCCAACGGATAACGGGCATGGTCTATCTCTCCCTGTTACACTTCTACTCATATATACGTCATCCCCTGCTGATTGGTCACACCATCTGACAGAGAAAAGGAGGAAGTGAACATGAGTCAAGAAACTAACCCCTTACTTAATGCTTAAAATGGCGTACGCCTGTAAACACCATCGCAATTCCATGTCGATTGGCTGCCATAATCGATTCCTCATCTCGTATGGAACCACCTGGTTGAATGATGGCACATACCCCAGCAGCCGCGGTCGCCTCCACTGTATCGCCCATAGGGAAAAACGCATCAGAGGCCAATACGGACCCTTCACTTTTTTCACCTGCCTGCCGGATAGCAATCTCGGCTGCTCCGACGCGATTCATTTGTCCTGCACCAATTCCAATCGTCTGCTCGCCCTTTACCAATACAATCGCATTAGATTTCACATGCTTTACCGCTTTCCACGCAAATAGAAGCTGTTCCCACTCTACATCCGACGGTTGCCGCTTTGTCACCACGCGGCAATCATCTTTCTCAATCTTTTCCTGATCTCTTTCCTGTACAAGTAATCCTCCACTAACGCTTTTGTAATGCCATCTTCTACCCGTGCGCCTCTCCATATCTACCTGTAAGAGGCGAATATTCTTTTTCTCTTGTAAGATGGCGAGTGCCTCAGATGTAAAAGAAGGGGCAAGCACGATTTCTAAAAATAGACCCCGCATTTTGTTTGCGGTCTCCCCATCAACTTCACCGTTACACGCAACAATTCCCCCAAAAATGGAAAGGGGGTCTGCTTCATATGCGCGCTCATACGCCTGTAACAACGTATCTCCTTGGCCAATTCCGCATGGATTCATATGCTTCACAGCCACGACGGTAGGGCGGTTATACTCTTGTATAATCATCAGGGCTGCATCAGCATCCTGAATATTGTTGTAGGATAATCGCTTTCCATGTAACTGCTTTGCCAGTGCAATCGAGCCTTTTTCGGCGAGGGGATCTTTATAAAAAGCTGATGCTTGATGAGGGTTTTCGCCATAACGCAAAGAGTGGACCAACTCGAACGGGAGTGTTAAGTGAGTGGGAGAGGTGTTTTCTTCTGCCTCAATGTTTACTCGCTCGCTTAGATAACGAGCAATCATTGCATCATACTGAGCAGTGTGTTGAAATGCTTTTGCCGCCAACCGTTTCCGCGTCCGACTCTTAACTTCACCTAACTCCTGTAGTTGCGAAATTACTTCGTCGTAGTCAGTGGCATCAACTAACACCGTTACATCATTATGATTCTTTGCCGCAGCTCGAACCATAGCTGGGCCGCCAATATCAATTTGTTCAATTGCCTCCACAAAAGTCGTATCCGCTTGAGCGATCGTTGCTTGAAAAGGATACAGATTGGTAACAACCAAATCGATTGGCATAATCTTCTGCTCTTCTAAATGCTGTTGATGCCTCTCACACTCTCGGATCGCAAGAATACCGGCATGAATGTGAGGATGCAGTGTTTTTACTCTGCCATCTAACACCTCAGGAAACCCTGTAACAGACGAGACGGCAGTTACAGGAATTCCCGCTGCTTCTAAAGCTCTCTTTGTGCCACCTGTCGATACGATTTCATAGTCAAGTTGTAATAAGGATTGAGCAAGTTGGATTATTCCACTTTTATCGTAAACACTGATTAAGGCACGTGCTTGTTCTTTTGCCATCTATATTCTCTCTCCCTCTCATCAAATCTATCGTTTAACTATGATCACTCGTATTAATATACGTAAGCTGTCCTGATTACTGCTTCACTCTCTGGTGTAATGACACCCTACCCTCAATCACATCACGCACCACCTGGGGATAGAGACGATGCTCCACTGTTTGAATTTTAGCAGTCAGCTCTGCGCGGCTCTCACCTGCTCTTATTTCTACTCTTTCTTGTTGAATAACTTGACCCGTGTCCATCCCTTCATCAACAAAATGAACGGTTACTCCAGTAAAAGATGCGTCCGCTTCTAGCGCCTGCCCGATCGCATCCTTTCCTGGGAAATGAGGAAGAAGGGAGGGATGGATGTTAATCACTTTACCCCAGTAAGGCTGAAGTAACGTAGGACCGAGTAGACGCATATATCCTGCCAGCACAACCCATTCCACCTTATGCTTCTGTAGTAGCGCTAATACATCTTGCTCGTACTTCGCTTTTGTCTCGTATGAGCGTGGTACAAAGACAAAACTTTTAATTCCTAGTTGCTCTGCTCGCTTTAATGCTCCCGCCTGCGGACGATCACATACCAGTAGCGAAACCTCATGTAACCAACCTTCTGCGCGCGCATGAAGTACAATCGCTTCAAAGTTAGAGCCACTCCCTGAGGCAAATACAGCAATGCTCATTACAACAGCTCTCCTTTCCAACTAAACCTCGTATCCCCCTCTATCACCCGACCTACCTGATATACTCTCTCTCCTCTTTCTTCTAAATAGGCACTCACTTCTTCAGCTAAATTAGCCGCAACGCAGATCACCATACCTACTCCCATATTAAAAGTGCGAATCATATCTGCCTGTGCAATCTTTCCTTCACGCTGTACTCTATCAAAAATATCGGGTAGTTTCCATGTAACCCCATCCAGTTCTGCACACAAACCATTTGGCAACATACGAGGAATATTCTCTACTAATCCTCCCCCAGTAATATGAGCAGCACCTTTTAACCAACCTGCTTGTTGTAGACCGAGCAATGAGCGTACATAGATACGTGTCGGTTGCAACAGCTCCTCAGCGAGTAGAGAATCACGCTCTAAGCGAGAGGGATCCTGTTCCAACAACACTTTGCGCACCAATGAGTACCCATTGCTGTGTAAGCCCTCCGAAGCTAATCCTAACAACACATCACCTGGTTTAATCGAATCTCCTGTCACCAGCTTCGTTTTTTCCACCGCTCCAACAGCAAACCCAGCGACATCATACTCACCAGAAGGATACATTCCCGGCATCTCGGCTGTTTCTCCCCCTATCAGAGCACAACCCGCTTCTTCGCATCCATCTGCGATTCCTTTTACAATCTGCTCTGCTTGCTCAGGATTTAACTTTCCAGTAGAAATATAGTCAAGGAAAAAGAGTGGCTCAGCTCCTTGCACTACGATGTCATTTACACACATAGCCACACAATCAATTCCGATGGTATCGTGCCGATCTAGCGTGAGCGCAATCTTT
This sequence is a window from Mechercharimyces sp. CAU 1602. Protein-coding genes within it:
- the purN gene encoding phosphoribosylglycinamide formyltransferase, translated to MSIAVFASGSGSNFEAIVLHARAEGWLHEVSLLVCDRPQAGALKRAEQLGIKSFVFVPRSYETKAKYEQDVLALLQKHKVEWVVLAGYMRLLGPTLLQPYWGKVINIHPSLLPHFPGKDAIGQALEADASFTGVTVHFVDEGMDTGQVIQQERVEIRAGESRAELTAKIQTVEHRLYPQVVRDVIEGRVSLHQRVKQ
- the purH gene encoding bifunctional phosphoribosylaminoimidazolecarboxamide formyltransferase/IMP cyclohydrolase, which translates into the protein MAKEQARALISVYDKSGIIQLAQSLLQLDYEIVSTGGTKRALEAAGIPVTAVSSVTGFPEVLDGRVKTLHPHIHAGILAIRECERHQQHLEEQKIMPIDLVVTNLYPFQATIAQADTTFVEAIEQIDIGGPAMVRAAAKNHNDVTVLVDATDYDEVISQLQELGEVKSRTRKRLAAKAFQHTAQYDAMIARYLSERVNIEAEENTSPTHLTLPFELVHSLRYGENPHQASAFYKDPLAEKGSIALAKQLHGKRLSYNNIQDADAALMIIQEYNRPTVVAVKHMNPCGIGQGDTLLQAYERAYEADPLSIFGGIVACNGEVDGETANKMRGLFLEIVLAPSFTSEALAILQEKKNIRLLQVDMERRTGRRWHYKSVSGGLLVQERDQEKIEKDDCRVVTKRQPSDVEWEQLLFAWKAVKHVKSNAIVLVKGEQTIGIGAGQMNRVGAAEIAIRQAGEKSEGSVLASDAFFPMGDTVEATAAAGVCAIIQPGGSIRDEESIMAANRHGIAMVFTGVRHFKH
- the purM gene encoding phosphoribosylformylglycinamidine cyclo-ligase, coding for MSKAYKEAGVDIEAGNETVQRIQAHVQRTRRTEVMGLLGGFGGLFDLGAGGWHHPVLVSATDGVGTKLKIALTLDRHDTIGIDCVAMCVNDIVVQGAEPLFFLDYISTGKLNPEQAEQIVKGIADGCEEAGCALIGGETAEMPGMYPSGEYDVAGFAVGAVEKTKLVTGDSIKPGDVLLGLASEGLHSNGYSLVRKVLLEQDPSRLERDSLLAEELLQPTRIYVRSLLGLQQAGWLKGAAHITGGGLVENIPRMLPNGLCAELDGVTWKLPDIFDRVQREGKIAQADMIRTFNMGVGMVICVAANLAEEVSAYLEERGERVYQVGRVIEGDTRFSWKGELL